From Hymenobacter sedentarius, a single genomic window includes:
- a CDS encoding metal-dependent transcriptional regulator produces the protein MNPTTLPALPSKLPSHTEENYLKAIYKLAEAEPDTAGVSTNRIAAALDTRAASVTDMLRRLADKGLLAYERYRGVQLTTEGQRVALLTIRKHRLWEVFLVQQLGFNWDEVHEVAEELEHVQSPLLMRRLDAFLGFPALDPHGDPIPAEDGAMRRPAHRLLADLEVGDRGTLAAVKNTTAPFLQYLDKVGLQLGALVEVLDKVGFDNSFEIRINRERTALISAEVSCNLFVTE, from the coding sequence ATGAATCCTACCACCCTGCCCGCGCTACCCTCCAAGCTGCCGAGCCACACCGAGGAAAACTACCTGAAGGCCATTTATAAGCTGGCCGAGGCAGAGCCGGACACGGCGGGCGTGAGCACCAACCGCATTGCCGCGGCCCTGGACACCCGGGCCGCCTCGGTCACGGACATGCTCCGGCGCCTCGCCGACAAAGGCCTGCTGGCGTATGAGCGCTACCGCGGCGTGCAGCTCACCACCGAAGGCCAGCGCGTGGCCCTGCTCACCATCCGCAAGCACCGCCTCTGGGAAGTGTTCCTGGTGCAGCAGCTGGGCTTCAACTGGGACGAGGTGCACGAAGTGGCCGAGGAGCTCGAGCACGTGCAGTCGCCGCTGCTCATGCGCCGCCTCGATGCCTTCCTGGGCTTCCCGGCCCTGGACCCGCACGGCGACCCCATTCCAGCTGAGGACGGCGCTATGCGCCGGCCCGCGCACCGCCTGCTGGCCGACCTGGAAGTGGGCGATCGTGGCACCCTGGCCGCAGTCAAAAACACCACGGCGCCCTTCCTGCAGTACCTCGATAAAGTGGGGCTGCAGCTCGGCGCCCTGGTTGAAGTGCTGGATAAGGTTGGGTTTGATAACTCCTTCGAAATCAGAATCAACCGAGAGCGAACCGCATTGATTTCAGCCGAAGTCAGCTGCAATTTATTTGT
- a CDS encoding 3-oxoacyl-ACP synthase III family protein, with the protein MATLRHSYIAGVGHYVPSRVVTNAELEPMMNTSDAWIQERTGIKERRWFEEGKDTTANMGANASRKALEMAGVAPDDVQLIVFATLSPDYFFPGSGVLLQRELGMTNNAPALDVRNQCSGFIYALSVADQFIRTGMYDTVLVVGSEIHSSGLDKSPEGRTVSVIFGDGAGAVLLRPSTEDGQGILSTHLHAQGELAEELIVKEPGSNRNNRVQYVLDNPQELYPYMNGQNVFKNAVVRFPQVIKEALDQNGLQASDIDMLIPHQANLRITQYVQQKMGLSDDKVFSNIQRYGNTTAASVPIALSEAVQEGKIKRGDLVCLAAFGSGFTWASALLKF; encoded by the coding sequence ATGGCAACCCTACGTCACTCTTACATTGCCGGTGTCGGCCACTACGTACCCAGCCGGGTAGTTACCAACGCCGAGCTTGAGCCGATGATGAATACCTCCGATGCCTGGATTCAGGAGCGGACGGGCATCAAGGAGCGGCGCTGGTTTGAGGAAGGGAAGGACACTACCGCCAACATGGGGGCCAATGCTTCCCGCAAGGCCCTGGAGATGGCGGGCGTCGCGCCCGATGACGTGCAGCTGATTGTGTTCGCCACGCTGTCGCCCGATTACTTCTTTCCGGGCTCCGGCGTGCTGCTGCAGCGCGAGCTGGGCATGACCAACAACGCGCCCGCCCTCGACGTGCGCAACCAGTGCTCGGGCTTCATCTACGCCCTGTCGGTGGCCGACCAGTTTATTCGCACCGGCATGTACGACACCGTGCTGGTGGTGGGCTCCGAAATTCACTCATCCGGCCTCGACAAGTCGCCCGAAGGCCGCACGGTCTCGGTCATTTTCGGCGATGGGGCCGGCGCGGTGCTGCTGCGGCCCAGCACGGAAGATGGCCAGGGCATTCTCAGCACCCACCTGCACGCCCAAGGCGAGCTTGCCGAGGAGCTGATTGTGAAAGAGCCCGGCTCCAACCGCAACAACCGCGTGCAATACGTGCTCGACAATCCGCAGGAGCTCTACCCCTACATGAACGGCCAGAACGTGTTCAAAAACGCCGTGGTCCGCTTTCCGCAGGTTATCAAAGAGGCGCTGGACCAGAACGGCCTGCAGGCTTCCGACATCGACATGCTCATCCCGCACCAGGCTAACCTGCGCATCACCCAGTACGTGCAGCAGAAAATGGGCCTGTCCGACGACAAGGTGTTCAGCAATATCCAGCGCTACGGCAACACCACCGCCGCCTCGGTGCCCATTGCCCTGAGCGAAGCCGTACAAGAAGGCAAAATCAAGCGCGGCGACCTGGTTTGCCTGGCGGCCTTCGGCAGCGGCTTCACGTGGGCTTCGGCCTTGTTGAAATTCTAG
- a CDS encoding glycosyltransferase, translated as MKPVDDTRMRGKFAETLRSRPNTEVHVAGRGSSAGQTGADNQAKGVYQHAIFSGSRLSLARLGAQLNYWRLLRRVRPGVVIVHAPELLPLTMLWQWLSPGRRFIYDIRENYALNVSTQHVYQGITRRWLAAGMRWVESLAAGRAAGIILAEASYAEELPFLAAQPNGRVVVLENKYQPGPGELLPAKPKELPYPELPLKLLFSGTISELNGVWEAIALTQQLHYAWPGGAQLTIMGFCQQPALLRQLEEKVAQHPSWLSLSGGAVPVPHAAIVAAIQQSHLGLLPYRPHTSTERCRPTKLFEYLAHGLPVIASPNPLWQALLQKNGAGLELDFAKPAEGPALVARLRSSNFYPLGIPTEVLWAEEGKKLCLLLDSLV; from the coding sequence TTGAAACCGGTTGACGATACCCGTATGCGGGGCAAGTTTGCCGAAACGCTTCGCAGCCGGCCCAATACTGAAGTGCACGTAGCCGGGCGCGGCAGCTCTGCCGGCCAAACCGGTGCAGACAACCAGGCCAAGGGCGTTTACCAGCACGCTATTTTCAGCGGGTCGCGGCTCAGTCTGGCCCGGCTCGGTGCTCAGCTCAACTACTGGCGGCTTTTGCGGCGAGTACGCCCTGGAGTGGTAATCGTGCATGCGCCGGAGCTCTTGCCACTTACCATGCTGTGGCAATGGCTGTCGCCCGGCCGCAGGTTCATTTACGACATCCGCGAAAACTACGCGCTGAACGTATCTACCCAACACGTCTACCAAGGCATAACCCGCCGTTGGCTGGCCGCGGGCATGCGCTGGGTGGAATCATTAGCGGCTGGCCGGGCGGCCGGGATTATTCTGGCCGAAGCCAGCTATGCCGAAGAACTACCCTTTTTAGCAGCTCAGCCCAACGGCCGCGTCGTCGTGCTGGAAAACAAATACCAGCCCGGCCCCGGCGAGTTATTGCCAGCCAAACCTAAGGAACTGCCCTATCCGGAGTTGCCCCTGAAGCTCCTTTTTTCGGGCACCATCTCGGAGCTCAATGGGGTGTGGGAAGCCATTGCGCTTACGCAGCAGCTCCACTATGCCTGGCCGGGTGGCGCCCAGCTCACCATTATGGGCTTTTGCCAGCAGCCGGCCCTGCTCCGGCAGCTTGAGGAAAAGGTAGCCCAACATCCCTCCTGGCTTAGCCTGAGCGGCGGCGCGGTGCCGGTGCCGCACGCGGCTATCGTGGCGGCCATCCAGCAAAGCCACCTGGGGCTGCTGCCCTACCGCCCCCACACCAGCACGGAACGCTGCCGCCCCACCAAGCTGTTTGAATACCTAGCCCACGGCCTGCCGGTTATCGCCTCGCCCAACCCGCTGTGGCAGGCACTGCTCCAGAAAAACGGCGCCGGCCTGGAGCTGGACTTTGCGAAACCGGCCGAGGGCCCCGCCCTGGTGGCCCGGTTGCGAAGCAGCAATTTTTATCCTTTGGGCATACCCACCGAAGTTCTGTGGGCCGAGGAAGGCAAAAAATTGTGCCTTTTGCTGGATTCTCTCGTTTAA
- a CDS encoding 2,3,4,5-tetrahydropyridine-2,6-dicarboxylate N-succinyltransferase produces MPDQTSTLSLSATQTLVESAWADRALLQTPETKAAIEHVIEELDKGRLRVATPPAEDGGEWTINEWVKKAVILYFPIRQMNTQEVGPFEYHDKMLLKTDYAGQQVRVVPPAVARYGAFLAPGVILMPSYTNIGAYVGEGTMVDTWATVGSCAQVGKGVHLSGGVGLGGVLEPVQAAPVIIEDGAFIGSRSILVEGCRIGKEAVIGAGVTITGSTKIIDVTGAEPKEYRGYVPPRSVVIPGSIPKQFPAGEYQVPCALIIGQRKPSTDLKTSLNDALRDFGVSV; encoded by the coding sequence ATGCCCGACCAAACCTCCACCCTCAGCCTTTCGGCCACGCAAACCCTCGTTGAAAGCGCCTGGGCCGACCGTGCCCTGCTCCAGACCCCCGAAACCAAAGCCGCCATCGAGCACGTCATCGAAGAGCTGGACAAGGGCCGCCTGCGCGTAGCCACCCCGCCCGCCGAAGACGGCGGCGAGTGGACCATCAACGAGTGGGTGAAAAAGGCCGTGATACTGTACTTCCCCATCCGCCAGATGAACACGCAGGAAGTCGGCCCCTTCGAGTACCACGACAAAATGCTGCTCAAAACCGACTATGCCGGCCAGCAGGTGCGCGTGGTGCCGCCGGCCGTGGCCCGCTACGGAGCGTTCCTGGCTCCCGGCGTCATCCTGATGCCCAGCTACACCAATATCGGCGCCTACGTGGGCGAGGGCACCATGGTGGACACCTGGGCCACGGTGGGCTCCTGCGCACAAGTAGGCAAAGGCGTGCACCTGAGCGGGGGCGTGGGCCTGGGCGGCGTGCTCGAGCCGGTGCAGGCCGCGCCGGTCATCATCGAAGACGGGGCCTTCATCGGCTCGCGTAGCATCCTGGTCGAAGGCTGCCGCATTGGCAAAGAAGCCGTGATTGGCGCGGGCGTCACCATCACCGGCAGCACCAAAATTATCGACGTGACCGGGGCCGAGCCCAAGGAATACCGCGGCTATGTGCCGCCTCGCTCGGTGGTTATTCCCGGCTCAATTCCCAAGCAATTCCCCGCCGGCGAATACCAGGTGCCTTGCGCCTTAATTATCGGCCAACGCAAGCCCAGCACCGACCTGAAAACGTCGCTCAATGACGCCCTGCGTGATTTTGGTGTTTCGGTTTAA
- a CDS encoding isoaspartyl peptidase/L-asparaginase family protein, producing the protein MGKYVLLIHGGAVNTDPSTIPPEKEAKLKEGLEQALQAGWEILNRGGTALDAVEAAVMSMEDNELFNAGRGGMFNINGDVETESSIMDGFTLRGGAVSGLKLVKNPVRLARLVMEKCKHTFLTADGAHEFALSQGLTLQDPSYFKTDQQRQEWLEILQQAEVEHAGKHDTVGAVALDQHGNLAVATSTGGIEGKLRGRVGDSCIYGGGSYANNEVCAASCTGDGEIIMLAACAHEVYALRKYKKLTIAKAAREAVGMYADKLQGDRGIIALDPEGNIAIESNTNVFRRAYRVGEEEPFVDIWMDK; encoded by the coding sequence ATGGGAAAATATGTTTTATTAATTCATGGCGGCGCGGTAAATACCGACCCATCTACCATTCCGCCGGAAAAGGAAGCCAAGCTAAAAGAAGGGTTGGAACAGGCCCTGCAGGCGGGGTGGGAAATCCTTAATCGGGGTGGCACCGCCCTCGATGCCGTGGAAGCGGCGGTGATGAGCATGGAAGATAACGAGCTGTTCAATGCCGGGCGCGGGGGCATGTTCAATATCAACGGCGATGTGGAAACCGAATCGTCCATCATGGACGGGTTCACGCTGCGCGGCGGTGCCGTGAGCGGGCTCAAGTTGGTGAAGAACCCCGTGCGGCTGGCCCGGCTGGTGATGGAGAAGTGCAAGCACACGTTCCTCACCGCCGATGGCGCCCACGAATTTGCCCTGTCGCAAGGCCTGACGCTGCAGGACCCCAGCTACTTCAAGACGGACCAGCAGCGCCAAGAGTGGCTGGAAATCCTGCAGCAGGCCGAAGTGGAGCACGCCGGCAAGCACGACACCGTGGGGGCCGTGGCCCTCGACCAGCACGGCAACCTGGCCGTGGCCACTTCTACCGGCGGCATCGAGGGCAAGCTCCGGGGCCGGGTGGGCGACAGCTGCATCTACGGCGGCGGTAGCTACGCCAACAACGAGGTGTGCGCCGCTTCCTGCACCGGCGACGGCGAAATCATCATGCTGGCGGCCTGCGCCCACGAAGTGTACGCCCTGCGCAAATACAAGAAGCTCACGATAGCCAAAGCCGCCCGCGAGGCCGTGGGCATGTACGCCGACAAGCTTCAGGGCGACCGGGGCATCATCGCGCTCGACCCTGAGGGCAACATCGCCATCGAATCCAACACCAACGTCTTCCGCCGGGCTTACCGGGTCGGGGAGGAAGAGCCATTTGTAGACATCTGGATGGACAAATAG
- the msrA gene encoding peptide-methionine (S)-S-oxide reductase MsrA — protein sequence MEHATFGAGCFWCVEAVFQNLKGVEKVVSGYAGGRIKNPTYKEVCSGLTGHAEVIDITFDPAVISYKELLEIFWKTHDPTTLNRQGNDTGTQYRSVIYYHNDEQKQLAEYYKQKLNKEKAFPNPVVTEITAAPEFYPAENYHQNYFNLHGHEPYCQFVARPKVEKVKALFGDKLKAGAAI from the coding sequence ATGGAACATGCAACGTTTGGAGCCGGCTGCTTTTGGTGCGTCGAAGCGGTATTTCAAAATCTGAAAGGAGTTGAAAAAGTGGTTTCCGGGTATGCGGGAGGCCGCATCAAGAACCCGACCTATAAGGAAGTGTGCAGCGGCCTGACCGGGCACGCGGAGGTAATTGATATCACCTTCGACCCCGCCGTTATCAGCTACAAAGAGCTGCTGGAAATCTTCTGGAAAACGCACGACCCGACGACCCTAAACCGCCAGGGCAACGACACCGGTACCCAGTACCGCTCGGTAATTTATTACCACAACGACGAGCAAAAACAGCTTGCCGAATATTATAAGCAGAAACTCAACAAGGAAAAAGCATTTCCCAATCCGGTGGTAACGGAAATCACTGCCGCTCCTGAATTTTACCCGGCCGAAAACTACCACCAGAACTATTTCAACCTGCACGGCCATGAGCCTTATTGCCAATTTGTGGCTCGCCCCAAGGTTGAAAAAGTAAAAGCGCTGTTTGGCGATAAATTAAAAGCCGGCGCTGCTATTTAA
- a CDS encoding 3-hydroxybutyryl-CoA dehydrogenase, producing the protein MNVAVIGSGTMGNGIAHVFAQHGFSVALIDISQPALDRALATITKNLDRQVAKATLSEEDKAATLGRLRTSTSLETGVAGAGLVVEAATENVDLKLQIFRDLDQYAPADAILASNTSSISITKIAAVTKRPQQVIGMHFMNPVPVMKLVEVIRGYATSDAVTQQVMELSRKLGKTPTEVNDYPGFVANRILMPMINEAIITLFEGVAGVEEIDTVMKLGMAHPMGPLQLADFIGLDVCLAILRVLHDGLGNPKYAPCPLLVNMVMAGRLGAKSGEGFYQYTAGSKDLVVAERFRR; encoded by the coding sequence ATGAATGTAGCCGTTATTGGTTCCGGCACCATGGGCAATGGCATTGCTCACGTCTTTGCACAACACGGTTTTTCCGTAGCGCTTATCGACATCAGCCAGCCTGCCCTGGACCGCGCCCTAGCCACCATCACCAAAAACCTGGACCGCCAAGTAGCCAAAGCAACGCTGAGCGAGGAAGATAAAGCCGCCACCCTGGGCCGCCTTCGCACCTCGACTTCGCTGGAAACCGGCGTAGCCGGCGCGGGCCTGGTGGTAGAAGCTGCGACGGAAAATGTGGACCTGAAGCTACAAATTTTCCGCGACCTCGACCAGTACGCGCCCGCCGATGCCATTCTGGCGTCGAATACCTCGTCCATTTCTATTACCAAGATTGCCGCCGTCACCAAACGCCCGCAGCAGGTAATAGGCATGCACTTTATGAACCCCGTGCCGGTGATGAAGCTGGTGGAGGTAATTCGGGGCTACGCCACGTCCGATGCCGTGACGCAGCAGGTCATGGAGTTGTCGCGCAAGCTGGGCAAAACCCCCACGGAAGTAAACGATTACCCCGGTTTTGTGGCCAACCGCATTCTGATGCCCATGATTAACGAGGCCATCATTACGCTGTTTGAAGGCGTGGCCGGCGTGGAGGAAATTGACACCGTGATGAAATTGGGCATGGCTCACCCCATGGGCCCGCTGCAACTAGCCGATTTTATTGGGCTGGATGTTTGCCTGGCCATTTTGCGGGTGCTGCACGACGGCCTGGGCAACCCCAAGTACGCCCCCTGCCCGCTGCTGGTAAACATGGTAATGGCCGGCCGCCTGGGTGCCAAATCCGGCGAAGGCTTCTACCAGTACACGGCCGGCTCCAAGGACCTGGTAGTGGCCGAGCGGTTTCGGCGCTAG
- a CDS encoding lmo0937 family membrane protein has protein sequence MGNLLYIIAVILIIIWAVSYFGGFYTGGIIHTLLVIAIIAILLRVISGRSAV, from the coding sequence ATGGGCAACCTCCTGTATATCATCGCCGTCATCCTCATCATCATTTGGGCAGTTAGCTATTTCGGTGGCTTCTATACTGGTGGCATCATTCACACCCTGCTCGTAATTGCTATCATCGCCATTCTGCTCCGTGTAATTAGCGGCCGAAGCGCGGTCTAA
- a CDS encoding ABC-F family ATP-binding cassette domain-containing protein, with product MISTTNVSLRYGKRILFEDVTAKFLPGNCYGLIGANGAGKSTFLKILSGELEPNTGSVEMPAGQRLAVLKQNQFAYDEQPVLQTVIQGHQRLYAVMQEKDALYAKADFSDADGERAAELEGEFADLEGWNAEYEAAELLSGLGIVEDKHHSLMADLGASEKVRVLLAQALFGNPDVLLLDEPTNNLDAESVLWLENFLDSFQNTVIVVSHDRHFLDAVCNYMADLDFGKITMYPGNYSFWYESSQLVLRQRQDANKKTEDRRKELEEFVRRFSANASKSKQATSRQKLLQKLTLEDIKPSSRRYPYIAFKSEREPGNQLLSVENLSAKVDGQTVFKNVSFTLDKKDKVAIVGRDDRAASLLFDILFGEATPATGEFKWGTTITPSYFPKENNNFFQSGELNLVDWLRQYSEEKDESFIRGFLGRMLFSGEESQKKSNVLSGGEKVRCMLSKMMLQSGNVLVLDDPTNHLDLESITALNNALRDYPGSLLFASHDLQFIETVANRIIELTPDGILDRRMNYEEYLADETLKSQRQKMYKLA from the coding sequence ATGATTTCGACCACCAATGTGAGCCTGCGCTATGGCAAGCGCATCCTGTTTGAAGACGTTACCGCGAAATTCCTGCCTGGCAACTGCTACGGCCTCATTGGGGCCAATGGTGCGGGCAAATCCACCTTCCTGAAAATTCTCTCCGGCGAGCTGGAGCCCAACACGGGCTCGGTGGAGATGCCGGCCGGCCAGCGCCTGGCCGTGCTGAAGCAGAACCAGTTTGCCTACGACGAGCAGCCGGTGCTCCAAACCGTGATTCAGGGCCACCAGCGGCTGTATGCCGTGATGCAGGAGAAGGACGCCCTCTATGCCAAAGCCGACTTCTCGGACGCCGACGGCGAGCGCGCTGCCGAGCTGGAAGGCGAGTTTGCGGACCTGGAAGGCTGGAATGCCGAGTACGAAGCCGCCGAGCTGCTGTCGGGCCTGGGCATTGTGGAAGACAAGCACCACAGCCTCATGGCCGACCTCGGCGCCAGCGAAAAAGTACGCGTGCTGCTGGCCCAGGCCCTGTTTGGCAACCCCGACGTGCTGCTGCTCGACGAGCCGACCAACAACCTCGACGCCGAGAGCGTGCTCTGGCTTGAGAACTTCCTCGACAGCTTCCAGAACACCGTGATTGTGGTGAGCCACGACCGCCACTTCCTCGATGCCGTGTGCAACTACATGGCCGACCTGGACTTCGGCAAAATCACCATGTACCCCGGCAACTACTCGTTCTGGTACGAGAGCAGCCAGCTCGTGCTGCGCCAGCGCCAAGACGCCAACAAGAAAACCGAAGACCGCCGCAAAGAGCTCGAAGAGTTTGTGCGCCGCTTCTCGGCCAACGCCAGCAAAAGCAAGCAGGCTACTTCGCGCCAGAAATTGCTGCAAAAGCTTACCCTGGAAGATATCAAGCCCAGCTCGCGCCGCTACCCGTACATCGCCTTCAAATCGGAGCGCGAGCCCGGCAACCAGCTGCTGAGCGTGGAAAACCTGAGCGCGAAAGTAGACGGCCAGACGGTGTTTAAAAACGTGAGCTTTACGCTGGACAAAAAGGACAAAGTGGCCATTGTGGGCCGCGACGACCGCGCCGCTTCCCTCCTGTTTGACATTCTCTTTGGGGAAGCCACTCCGGCCACCGGCGAATTCAAATGGGGCACCACCATCACGCCCAGCTATTTCCCCAAGGAAAACAACAACTTCTTCCAGTCCGGCGAACTGAACCTTGTGGACTGGCTGCGGCAGTATTCCGAGGAAAAAGACGAAAGCTTTATTCGGGGCTTTTTGGGCCGCATGCTGTTTTCGGGCGAGGAATCGCAGAAGAAAAGCAACGTGCTGAGCGGCGGGGAAAAAGTGCGCTGCATGCTCTCGAAAATGATGCTACAGAGCGGCAACGTGCTGGTCCTGGACGACCCAACCAACCATTTGGACCTGGAAAGCATCACGGCTTTGAACAACGCCCTGCGCGATTACCCAGGCTCGCTGCTGTTCGCTTCGCACGACTTGCAGTTCATCGAAACCGTTGCCAATCGCATCATTGAGCTAACCCCCGATGGCATCCTGGACCGGCGCATGAACTACGAAGAATACCTGGCCGACGAGACGCTGAAATCGCAGCGCCAGAAAATGTATAAGCTGGCTTAA
- a CDS encoding DUF4199 domain-containing protein, which translates to MADLSITSENNGFRMGAYTAAALVVYTGIAMLAGFLDKIEAGSLDLVIIAAGVVMAIKRFKRARGNRMSYLQGFGTGIITGLVASVLLAAFFWLMGGVSKGVMNSVQRIQARDLFGADLGVLIGGLGIILMGTMTGVITSLIAMQYFKSPDHQAVASLD; encoded by the coding sequence ATGGCAGACCTTTCAATAACCTCCGAGAACAATGGATTTCGCATGGGCGCCTACACGGCGGCGGCCTTGGTTGTGTACACGGGCATTGCTATGCTGGCGGGGTTCCTCGATAAAATTGAAGCGGGCTCGCTCGACCTGGTGATTATAGCCGCAGGCGTGGTGATGGCCATTAAGCGCTTTAAGCGGGCGCGGGGCAACCGCATGTCGTACCTGCAGGGCTTCGGCACGGGCATCATCACGGGGCTGGTGGCGTCGGTGTTGCTGGCCGCTTTTTTCTGGCTGATGGGCGGCGTGAGCAAAGGCGTCATGAATTCGGTGCAGCGCATTCAGGCGCGCGACCTGTTTGGCGCCGACCTGGGCGTGCTCATTGGGGGGCTGGGCATTATCCTGATGGGCACCATGACGGGGGTAATCACCTCGCTCATCGCCATGCAATACTTTAAAAGCCCCGACCACCAGGCCGTGGCCAGCTTAGACTAA
- a CDS encoding murein L,D-transpeptidase catalytic domain family protein: MFQLPGKVVFAGLLLGLMVPPKQLAAQALPTKAIAMLPVAARRAYYQTAFEQRAAQLYTVLGLGRSGLPLKVFREGLVGYYNLRPAGKPTASPPVLTLIDFSISSQQKRLWVINVEKAKVLYHTLVAHGKASGADVPLAFSNKGGSEMSSLGFYRTAPTTYTGKHGLSLKLVGLDPGFNTNAESRAVVVHGAEYVCQDFVKTHGRLGRSQGCPALPVAETAAIVKAIKGGSVLYLHGPEGANYHSRWLNLDKAVAAYSGVY; this comes from the coding sequence ATGTTTCAGTTACCTGGAAAGGTTGTATTTGCGGGCTTGTTACTGGGCCTGATGGTGCCCCCGAAGCAGCTCGCCGCACAAGCCCTGCCCACCAAAGCTATTGCGATGCTGCCGGTGGCGGCCCGCCGGGCTTATTATCAAACCGCTTTTGAACAGCGGGCGGCCCAACTTTACACCGTGCTGGGGCTGGGCCGGTCGGGGCTGCCGCTTAAGGTCTTTCGGGAGGGCCTGGTGGGGTACTACAACCTCCGCCCCGCGGGCAAGCCCACGGCCAGCCCGCCGGTGCTCACGCTCATCGATTTTAGCATTTCCAGCCAGCAGAAGCGCCTGTGGGTTATCAATGTGGAGAAAGCCAAAGTGTTGTATCATACGCTGGTGGCCCATGGCAAAGCCAGCGGGGCCGATGTGCCGCTGGCATTCTCCAACAAAGGGGGCTCGGAGATGAGCAGCCTGGGCTTTTATCGCACCGCGCCCACCACCTACACCGGCAAGCACGGCCTTTCGCTCAAGCTGGTGGGGCTCGACCCGGGTTTCAACACCAACGCCGAAAGCCGGGCCGTGGTGGTGCACGGGGCCGAATACGTGTGCCAGGACTTCGTGAAAACGCACGGCCGCCTGGGCCGCAGCCAGGGCTGCCCGGCGCTGCCTGTAGCCGAAACCGCCGCCATTGTGAAGGCCATTAAGGGCGGAAGCGTGCTGTACCTGCACGGGCCAGAAGGGGCAAACTACCACTCGCGGTGGTTGAATTTGGATAAGGCGGTGGCGGCGTACTCGGGCGTTTACTAG
- a CDS encoding M48 family metalloprotease, translated as MRLNLRFIIAIIVAAVSLFGYYFNTSKNEVTGETQHVNMSADQEIALGLQAAPEMAAQYGGESPNARATAAVQQVGQKIIASTKAGQTPYKFQFHLLADDQTINAFALPGGQVFITQGLLKNLTSEGQLAGVLAHEIGHVVGRHSAAQVAKSNLTQGLAGAATIASYDPNSPGSSIAKAAVAAAIAKVISLRFGRNDELEADKLAVDFTPQAGYDPRSMIQVMKMLEQQSGRSSTPEFMSTHPDPGNRIAELQKEIAAEFPQGVPAGLKE; from the coding sequence ATGCGTCTCAATCTCCGCTTCATCATTGCCATCATCGTGGCGGCGGTGTCCCTTTTTGGCTATTACTTCAACACCTCCAAGAACGAGGTGACCGGCGAAACTCAGCACGTAAACATGAGTGCCGACCAGGAAATAGCCCTGGGCCTGCAGGCTGCGCCCGAAATGGCCGCCCAATACGGGGGCGAAAGCCCCAATGCCCGCGCCACAGCCGCCGTGCAGCAGGTAGGCCAGAAAATCATTGCCAGTACCAAGGCCGGCCAAACCCCCTACAAGTTTCAGTTTCACCTGCTGGCCGACGACCAGACGATTAATGCCTTTGCCCTGCCCGGTGGGCAGGTGTTCATCACCCAGGGCCTGCTGAAAAATTTGACCTCCGAAGGGCAGCTGGCGGGCGTGCTGGCCCATGAAATTGGGCACGTGGTGGGACGGCATTCGGCCGCTCAGGTGGCCAAGTCCAACCTCACGCAGGGCCTGGCCGGCGCCGCTACCATTGCGTCCTACGACCCCAACAGCCCCGGCAGCTCCATCGCCAAGGCCGCCGTGGCCGCGGCCATTGCCAAGGTTATCAGCCTGCGCTTTGGCCGCAACGACGAGCTGGAGGCCGACAAGCTCGCCGTTGACTTCACCCCCCAGGCCGGCTACGACCCCCGTTCTATGATTCAAGTGATGAAGATGCTGGAGCAGCAAAGCGGCCGTAGCTCAACGCCCGAGTTCATGAGCACGCACCCCGACCCGGGCAACCGCATTGCCGAACTACAGAAAGAAATTGCGGCGGAATTCCCCCAGGGAGTGCCCGCAGGACTGAAAGAATAG